The following is a genomic window from Halarcobacter mediterraneus.
TTATGTTATTACTGACAATTATGGTTCTAAATATACAGGAAAACATAGAGTTATGGCAGGGATTAATATAAACTCCCCTTTTAAAATAGGAGATAAAATCTCACTTACAGCTTTAAGCTCTCAAAACAGTGACCTTTTAAATGGTAGTTTAGCATATAATTTTCCACTTCATAAGAATGGGTTAAGAGGTGAAGTTAGTTTTTCTAAGACAACTTATGAGTTAGGAAGTACATATAAAGAGCTTGATGCTTTAGGATCTTCAAATAGTATTATTGCTAAGCTTTCTTATCCTTTGATAAGATCAAATAATCAAAACCTAGAAACATATTTTAAAACCTCTTATAATAATATGGAAGACAAGATAAACTCTACTTCTACAACTTTAGGTAAAGATACTATTGTAGCCCTTATAGGTCTTGATTATACAAAAGACTCAATAGTTTTTAATAAATATCTTCAATCAAGTATTAATTTTTATTTAACAGGTGGTAGATTAAGCTTTGATACACAAGAGGATACACAAAATGATGAGAATGGAGCAAATACAAATGGTGATTTCTCTAAAGTAAATCTTGAAGTAAATCAAAACCTAAATATAAATAAATATTTTAGTTGGAAGAACTCTTTACAGCTTCAATATGCTTTAGGAAATAAGAATTTAGATGGAAGTCAGGATTTAAGTATTGG
Proteins encoded in this region:
- a CDS encoding ShlB/FhaC/HecB family hemolysin secretion/activation protein; the protein is MKNISLKIKSLLILSLFTCINLYGVDIPTIGDVLKEVTPPKIEKEKKVLPPLQSEDEEYKKVFEDGKKVYIKRFLIHNAKHISNKDLKTIVKPFENKELSFKDIQDITSLITKKYRQKGYFVARAYIPVQNLQKQENILKISIIEGKYSKFKLENNSLVKDSILQGNLDDIKNIEEGTISTKSLQRALLIINDTPGVTISSTQIKPGKEVGTSDFIIGTSSSKKYDGYVITDNYGSKYTGKHRVMAGININSPFKIGDKISLTALSSQNSDLLNGSLAYNFPLHKNGLRGEVSFSKTTYELGSTYKELDALGSSNSIIAKLSYPLIRSNNQNLETYFKTSYNNMEDKINSTSTTLGKDTIVALIGLDYTKDSIVFNKYLQSSINFYLTGGRLSFDTQEDTQNDENGANTNGDFSKVNLEVNQNLNINKYFSWKNSLQLQYALGNKNLDGSQDLSIG